Below is a window of Vicinamibacteria bacterium DNA.
CTACGGGCGGCTGCGGCAGAAACTCAACCAGAGGCCTCGGAAGTCGTGCTCAGCCGAGGAGTGGAACCGCATACCGCCCGTCATCGGCGGGCGCTACGGGGTTGCATGGAGCCACACGGCCATCTCGTTCGGACCACGATGTGACCAGGCGAAATAGGGAATGGCAGTCAGGTGGTCGTCGCCGGGAACGGCGTCGGCCGCCGCGCGGATCGTCAGGATCTCACCGATCCAGTCGCTCGGCTCGACGCTCGGCTGGCCGTCGCGTCGGAGCACGACGTCGAGAGCGCGGCCGCCGTTGTCGGCACCCTCGACGCAATAGACGAGAGGACCCCTCTCCAAGGCGACTCGGCCTCGATTCGCAGTGACGTCGGCATGGCTGAGCACCCGGTGGACGGGCATGGGGAGGTCGAGCTCGACGACATCTCCCCTCGTCCAGGATCTTTCGATGACCGCGAACCCGAAGGCGAGCTCGAGCGCCGCCACCTCTTCGTTGATCCGCAAACTGGGCTCGTGCTCGAGGTTTTCCTCGTATCGATAGAGCTCGCTCGGGACCGGCCGGTCCTGTGACCAGCCAGGGATCCGGACCCTGAGGGACATCGTGACGTCGCGAACGGGATCCACCGAGATCCGGACTCGGCCGTCCCATGGGTAGTTCGTCGCCTGATTCACCGTCACTGGCGTATCGTGGACCCGCACCGTCGTCTCGCTCGGGATGAAGTTCGCGACGTAGAGCGCGTCGTCGCGTTGGGCGTAGACATAGCCCGGAAGAGCGGGGAGAAATCGCGCCACGTTGCCCGGACAACACGCCGTGCCAAACCAGGGCTTTCGGGTAGCCGCGCCTTGATTGAACTCGGATTTTCCGTCGGATTCAAGCGGGTTGGGATAGAAGAAGCGGTCGCCTTCGATCGATACGCCTGCCAGGAGGCCGTTATAGAGCACCCGCTCGAGAACGTCGAGATAGTGCGCTTCGCCGTGCCAGAGGAACAGACGCCAGCTCCAGAAGACGAGACCGATGGACGCACAGGTCTCGGCGTAGCCGGTGTCGTTGGGAAGCTCGTACCGCTCGCCGAAGCCTTCCGTTCCATGCCGCGAGCCGACGCCTCCCGTCAGGTACATCTTG
It encodes the following:
- a CDS encoding beta-L-arabinofuranosidase domain-containing protein, producing LALHPDPHLEARLDREIEAIAAAQESDGYLFTPRTAPSEIPPIGIGETRWSNLAVSHELYNAGHLYEAAVAHFHATGKRSLLDIAIRNANLVADTFGPDKLRAAPGHQVIEMGLVKLYRVTGDERYLNLARYFLDQRGRDLELRQYPAGHRFAIYNDPVQIQAHAPVVEQRDAVGHAVRAMYLYSGMADVAAITGDPAYLGAMEALWEDVVARKMYLTGGVGSRHGTEGFGERYELPNDTGYAETCASIGLVFWSWRLFLWHGEAHYLDVLERVLYNGLLAGVSIEGDRFFYPNPLESDGKSEFNQGAATRKPWFGTACCPGNVARFLPALPGYVYAQRDDALYVANFIPSETTVRVHDTPVTVNQATNYPWDGRVRISVDPVRDVTMSLRVRIPGWSQDRPVPSELYRYEENLEHEPSLRINEEVAALELAFGFAVIERSWTRGDVVELDLPMPVHRVLSHADVTANRGRVALERGPLVYCVEGADNGGRALDVVLRRDGQPSVEPSDWIGEILTIRAAADAVPGDDHLTAIPYFAWSHRGPNEMAVWLHATP